The Geobacter sp. AOG2 genome includes a window with the following:
- a CDS encoding pirin family protein: MTTRTIDRLFKSRPTVEGAGVHLKRAFGNSQVPLFDPFLMLDDFHTANPAEYLPGFPWHPHRGIETITYVLEGMVEHGDSMGNKGVIGAGDVQWMTAGSGIIHQEMPQKSPTGMMWGFQFWANLPASQKMMAPRYRDVKAADIPEVTLDSGIRIKIVSGLINGVQGPVRDIVIDPEMLDVSIPAGAAFRHPVTAGHTAIAYVLDGEGYFDEQRDAFAYEMAGSGWMDLDRRCICGPETVVLYKREGSEVLIEAGERPVRFLFISGKPLHEPVAWYGPIVMNTQEELRVAFEEYQNGTFIKGT, from the coding sequence ATGACCACGCGCACCATTGACCGGCTGTTCAAGAGCCGCCCCACCGTAGAAGGGGCCGGCGTCCATCTCAAGCGCGCCTTCGGTAACTCCCAGGTACCGCTGTTCGACCCGTTCCTGATGCTGGACGACTTTCACACCGCCAACCCGGCCGAGTATCTGCCCGGTTTCCCCTGGCACCCGCACCGGGGCATCGAAACGATCACCTATGTCCTGGAAGGGATGGTGGAACATGGGGACAGCATGGGCAACAAGGGGGTCATCGGCGCCGGCGACGTCCAGTGGATGACGGCAGGCAGCGGCATCATCCACCAGGAGATGCCCCAAAAGAGCCCCACCGGCATGATGTGGGGATTCCAGTTCTGGGCCAACCTGCCCGCCAGCCAGAAGATGATGGCGCCCCGCTACCGGGACGTGAAGGCGGCCGACATCCCGGAGGTCACCCTGGATTCGGGGATAAGGATCAAGATCGTCAGCGGCCTGATCAACGGGGTTCAGGGACCGGTGCGGGATATCGTGATCGATCCGGAGATGCTGGACGTGAGCATCCCGGCCGGCGCCGCCTTCCGCCACCCGGTCACGGCAGGCCATACCGCCATAGCCTACGTGCTGGACGGAGAGGGGTATTTCGACGAGCAACGGGACGCCTTTGCCTACGAGATGGCGGGCTCGGGATGGATGGACCTGGACCGGCGCTGCATCTGCGGACCGGAAACCGTGGTCCTTTATAAACGCGAAGGGAGCGAAGTACTGATAGAAGCGGGAGAACGGCCGGTCCGTTTCCTGTTCATCTCGGGAAAACCGCTCCATGAACCGGTGGCCTGGTATGGCCCGATCGTCATGAACACCCAGGAGGAGTTGCGGGTGGCCTTCGAGGAATACCAGAACGGCACCTTTATCAAGGGCACGTAG